In Glycine soja cultivar W05 chromosome 10, ASM419377v2, whole genome shotgun sequence, the genomic stretch catttaaTCAACGGACACAGAATATTATCATACGTATCAATTGTTACCAAGAGatacacaattaattagattcAACCAAATTTGTAAAAAAGACACACTCaaatgatttaatattttttttctttagtaatTGGTCTATAATTTTTTCAGTTCTTTTggcattttatttaattagctaattaaaattttacatccgtttaattatagattaattttgaatataacatataaacaaaaatcatgtaAATAGCTCCTAAAATTATCTTCACATTAATTTATGTTATACTCACTcattattaattgttaaaaaaaattctaacgacaaattatttcttatataaatcACATATATCATTGTCATAAAGTAATCATGTTTATTAATATGCTGTTGGTCTCAATAGATCTGATTTCAAATGTCTTAAAacattatctataaaaaaatattattaaaaagagagacttattaaaaattatcagtTAGGGACGCAGACAGACCTTCACAATATGAGGTCCAATTACAAAACTTAAAgttatctaaaaaatatatatatgcattaaattttatataaaatatttttaattatatattataaaatattaattatgtcggtaatatataaaaaaatgtagtaaacatttatagaataaaaaaactaaatttttttataagacacaagatatgaaatattaattatcaatttcatgtcacataaatttaataaattataataaaaattgatatatatttgcTCTATTATGAAATGGTCCTAAAATTTCtactaaatcaaaataaattatgttattcaCGGAATATCTTTTGTGATGATagtaatcaaatataaaataaataaaaattaaaaacagattttataaatatatttatatttatagacatatataattcagtgcatatatataattaaaggtGAGTGAAAACATGTAGTTGATGAATgataaaagtaaacaaaatatatCTAAAACTAATTAAAGGATAGTGAATAGTAGATGAATAATAGAAGTAAACATTCTAAATTATTAAGGATATAAATTacattcttaaatattttttacaagatTAGGCATATAAAAGAAAGTCCAGGTATGTGGACTTCGAgaatttgaactttttttttttttacattggcaTATTCTCCTCCCTTCTATCCctcttaaaatagaaaaatgaataaagcTAGGGTTAACTTAACTAGTTTTATCTTTGAAAGAAATACCATTTCAAGCCAAAAAGAAAAACTCGGTGAAAGAGAATCAAAGATCTAGCTAGAAAGGGAACACAAGAAGTTAGCATGCCATTAAGAAGCACATTCTAAAATAAGAGTAGTTTTCTTTGGACAAGCGCAATCCATGTTCAAAGACCAACTTCCAACCCAAGAAGACAAGCCGAAAACCAACCCAAAAGATATAGGGCACTTCTATAGTCAAGCACGACTCCTTATTCATTGCATCAACAATAGCATGATCGCATGCAAAAATAGCAAGAAACCCACGAACCAACCATTGAAACGAAAATTTGAAGTCACAAAAAGTCTCCTTAAACCCCTCCCTCCCACACCCTTTTATCACAAACGCATTTCCCTCTACCCCTTCTTAGTCCTTTTCCTCAAAGAGGGGCTATCATAATTTTCTCTCATCATCCCAAACAAAcccaagagagagagaaaggaagaaaagagtATAATAAACACATAATATATCTCTTTAAACTCTTGACCCCCTTCTCTTGGAGCTAGGCATGGCTTTCCCTTTCCCAAtccttttccttctcttcctttccCTCACCCCCTCCTTCTCCTCCGCAACGCTCAACGTCGATTACTACAAAAAATCATGTCCACTCTTCGAAAAAATCGTTATGGAAAACGTCTTCCACAAACAAAGCACAAGCGTGGCCACAGCACCGGGTCTCCTACGTCTCTTCTTCCATGATTGCATCACCGATGGCTGCGACGCTTCGATCCTCATCACTTCCAACTCATACAACCCTCATGCAGAACGTGATGCAGACCTCAATCTTTCTCTGgcaggtgattttttttatagacaaaTATGTTAGTTAATTTTTGGTAGGATCAgttcaataataaattagaagtaaaataaattttaaaagaatcttTTTATTATGtggcttttttattattattttttttactttataaacactaatagtaaatatttttttattgaaagatttaaaacttaaatttttgttaGAATATTTAATGAGAGAGATTGAAACCTGTGATCTTTATATCTATTTTTCTCTCACACAGGTGATGCCTTTGACATcatatttagaataaaaaacgCATTGGAACTTGCATGCCCCGGTGTGGTGTCGTGTTCCGACATCGTGGCACAGGCAACAAGAGACCTTGTTAAGATGGTTGGTGGTCCTTATTACCCTGTGAGATTGGGGAGAAAGGATAGCACTGAATCAGTTGCTGCAAGAGTGAGTGCTAGCCTTCCAACACCAGACATGACCATGGACCAGTTGCTTGAGAAGTTCACCTCAAAGGGTTTCACTGTTAAGGAAATGGTGGCTTTGAGTGGGGCACACACCATTGGTTTCGCACACTGCAAGGAGTTCATAAACAGGATCTACAACTTCAGCAAAACCTCTGATGCTGACCCTTTGATGCACCCTAAGCTGGTTAAAGGGTTGAGGGTTGTGTGCCAAAACTTCACCAAGGACATCTCAATGGCTGCATTCAATGATGTTAGGTCACCAGGGAAGTTTGACAATGTTTATTACCAAAATGTCATGAAGGGCTTGGGGTTATTGACCTCTGACTCCATTCTTGCTGTTGACCCAAGGACAAAACCTATTGTGGAGCTCTATGCTAATGATCAGCAAGCTTTCTTCAAGGACTTTGCTGCTGCCATGGAGAAGCTCTCTGTGTTTAGAGTGAAAACTGGCAACAAAGGAGAGGTCAGGAACAGGTGTGACCAGTTCAACCATATTCCCGTCTAAAAACACACAAATCAATCAGTTCAACCATAGAAAGATTAGCTAAGATTGTATAAAAAGTCTCCGATCATCTGATAATTTCTTTAGATTTTGCATGTGTATCTAGAGAGCCATGGGTATACATTGTCATTTGAATCCTTGTCAAAAGaaaattgtcatttgaatttttttttatttttttttttgttttccatttgatattttatgttttgtgaaAGGGgcgaaaaacaaaaaacttgtgATGGAGAAGATCCAGTTTTTACCCATCTAAAATATGTGCTCTGTGTTGCTACTCTATATGATTAGATATAACGGATAAATTAACATGCATTGATGACTGGAAAGTTCATATATGTTGTATTTTAGATATTTATGTATGTGTATCTACAAGTTGAAACAACttgtatacatattttgaatCTCAACATCATGTAGGGTCACAATTAATGTGCTAATTTAATGGAACGGTaactaaagaaatcaaaataaaaaaaatactatgattttctatataaatattggtgtgaaataaatattaaataatggtGTAATATAGGGATCGGACAAtagtaaaataacaaaaaaaaataaacacaaaaaattgttttccttAAACTTGCAGGAACATGCCAgaagtaataatatatatatatatatatatatatatatatatatatatatatatatatgacgaTGATAACTTTAGATAATATTCTCCCAGACCTAAAAATTCCTTCAAGTGAAATAAAAATCATGTACACAAGTCATTCAATCAAACTCGATGGTAtcaaaagaatatattattGTGAATTTTCTAGCATTGGTAGAGTTTAATTTGACTTCtttttatgaaaacaaaaatcaactGCGATCAAAATAGGCATACAAGAGAATATCAAACAGGTATACAAACAATGTTCAACAGTCAATCAAACAACCAAAGCTAGAAACTTACAAATATAGATAACCAAGAAGATGAAAGAGCTACAAAAATTTATACACAGTTCTAACAAAATATCACGAGCACATGCAAACAACGAATCAAAGAAGAtccaattgttttttattgaataatcgCATGTGATGAAACCTGTTGacaaaattttaacttaatcCAACTGTTAATTAATGAAATCGATCGCAAATGAGATTTTACGATGATTGTCCCATGAAAATAGAGGTGATCTAGGGGTAGATTGAGACAAGTTTATCATTGTTTCTATTTGGTCCAAAATTTTGATTAGAGCATTTATGTAAACCTGAAGCCAACCCAATATTCAAAGCATGAAATATGTAAAACATGATCAAGTCAACTTAACTTTTTAACGTAATATATCAATCTTGTGAAAAGTTTCAAAAGTTACAAAGGGTGTCAAGATTCTAGACCATGCATGTGATAGGGAAAAAATGATCTGGGAAGTATTTTCTATACAGTTCTTTATGcaaattatctataaaaaattgtcaaaattttcaaaagatgCAAAATAGAAATCAATCTGAAATGTACTTTCTAAGAActaattaatgtaaatttctCATGAAAAAGTTTTATAGCACTAATTAATGtaaaaggttcattttaacattacaAAAACAGTATCATCTCATGTATTACGTCAATTTTCTAAGAActaattaatgtaaatttctcatgaaaaattcaattttttaactaGAGTGTAGacaataaaatacaaattataatttacaattaataatataaataatatttggtaatttataaattacgaaatattattacatataaGTTTTTAATACATAATATTCAATTCGATTGTATAGCTCTCGTCAGGTTCAAATATTGCAGGTGAGTTTACATtcgcatatttatttttaaaaaataaacaaattaaattaagaaaataatttatatatatatatatatatatatatatatatatatatatatatatatatatatatatatatatatatatataggtaccTAGGAaacaataagaagaaaaaggataATCCTGTcagataataaagaaaataaaaaaaaacatgacaatTAATATAGCATGaattagaaatagaaaaaagaagttAATGTGATAgtaccataaaaatattatacaaaaatTGTTTAGAATTaggattttctttatttatattgtgtaacaaaaagtaaattattataaatttataatatttatactaatagtttattttttattaaaaaattatactaacaaaaatgattcaatactaaattattaatgaataataataatttgtaaacaagaaagaaaaataaaaatattattaaagtatatatatatcaatatttgttgcaattaaaatttcaaaaaaaaattaattatcacgaCTTATCGTTACCATGATCAGTATCTTTAACTGTTATCACCATACTTGTCATGAtctgtaattattattataattgtcaattatcattaatattaatataattgtcACTGTAATTGTTATTATGTCGGCTTTTAAAATATACGAAGATGTTTTTATCTCTTCAcctaatttaaacatttttctctctcattctctaaaaaaatgCACGAATTGTTGCATTAATGAATCTCACATGTTTTCTGCACTGTCTACtattaattacaattaattagaaattataaaactacgtGCGAGAGGGAACACACCCCGGGTATTCCTCTCTTCACTTCGCTTACTAAATTTAGTGAAGAGTACTTCTAAATCAATCTTATTTATAGTTCTCTGAattcatattatttaatttagtttatatattttaagaaaacaaaatttaattcattCTCACATAATTCTAATAAATGATGTTAACTTTTATCAAATCGTGACAAATaggaattttttaattgattaaaataatatggaaaattaatttattttaaaaaaataaatttttaatatatgtttcTCCTAAACACATTCAACGGTAACTTTCAAGAATTACAATTTTATCTTCATTTCTTTCGTCATTCTTCAAGAATTGTTGAGATTTATTCATGTATCTTGTTtagattttgtttgttttttgaatgcTTCCATGAATTTGCATGCTAAAGACACTATAATCAATTTGGTATGTAAGAAATGGCGTAAATAACATTTATGAGGAGGgactaaatttttctttttagaaataCATGAACTAAATTGAATcatgtgaaataaaaaaaaattcataatagtataagaaactaaaaacatattttccatttaaataaatttcactcattttttatcgatagaaaaaaaaaagtgtattgtTGCTTGTTAGAACTTCTTTTCTTAACCAAAAGATCTAGTTAAATTGGTTAAGcaagatatataaatattataaaatcatcATATCGTATTCAGtacttatagataaaaaaaaactctttttcttatattatttctcCTTTTACGATCCATCTCTCCTATTTCTTTTATTGCAAACTAAATATTaacacatttttaaatatatttcttgtaATATATTCTTTATCATTAATGACTgaaagtttatttaaatttgtaaaattttgtattttttaaaattaactaataataaaataaattttaaaaaaatatagtccaAACATTActctcatttaaaaaatatttgactgTCAAATGTCAAGCACAACTCTAGTGACTGAGAGTTAGGCAGGTGTACACGTACCACTAAGCACCGTGCGTTTAATGTTTTCTAATTTCCCCACTTTAGCATACCCACAAGCCATGCATACCATAATAAACCCAGACAGTATTTATCAATATTAGACAATGGATACGTCCTAGATAATAAGCTtaattaaatcaaacttttgtataataattttgactattaaatttatcaaagtaatcaaataaaaaaattgatttgataaattacattaagaaattattaaaatgaattaaagtttataaaaacaataaattattttttgtaaattcgAATAACTCTTCCTAATGCAGTGGATATGataaacgttttttttttccctcaaaTGAACCATGTGTGGAGTAGTTAAAGGGACACTGAGAATGCCCCACTGTTCCCATTGATTGACATTGGTTTTCAATCCTGTAATGATTAAAGGCAGAGTGCGATACAGAAGGCTATATTATATTGAAGCTACTGACATTTGTCACTCGAAAGAGTACGTTTCATCAAAGTAAACAAACCCCACCGAAAGATTGAGGATTCAAAGGGTGAGGAATATTTCGTATTTTAGTTGTGGTAGGTAGTGGGTGTTTGTTTGTGGCTcgcatttttttgttgttgtgaaaATTAAGAAAGTTTTATGTGCTAATTATAAATCGTCTAACTGATCACGCAGGTCGTTCTAGAGGCCTATTAGTTACTAGTTATTAGTTATTGTTTTTAACCTTTTacattgattaattttaattaagggCATATATGAGCGAGTATTAGAGTGTATGTTATCCTTACAACTTAGAAGGGTAGGAATTGACAACTACCGAAATGAAATCACGTGAATTGTCTATGTATCTGCTTAATAGGACGATTTTATTGGgaccttaattaattatatattccagaagaagaaaaaactattTATGTACTATTGAATGTTGTTGTTGAAGGTGTTTTCCTTATCTAATATTAACTCTCAATCCATAACACTTCATTATAAGAAAATCAGTTTTTAGTGCCAATAATGACAATCTGATAGATGATAATTGTAAGGATAacgttaaaaaaacaaaaaaaaaagggggtaaGATGAATTACGTTAAAGAAGCATGTTCATTGAAttattgaaaaaggctttacaGAAACATTCTACTCATATACTTATAAATCTTACTATTATCAATTGTAATATATAGtgcaaattttctaaaattcaaGATGAACTCTAAATTAACTAATGTCGAATTGAAATATTCACATTTCTATATAACAtgaaatctatatatataattgataattaaCCAGTCCCCGCCACTATcataaactatattttataatGCGAGGCAGTATTTTCCCTGTGCACTAATATCATCTGTTACTTTAGCGGCGTGGTATCTATATTTTACTGATGagctttataattaaaatttaagttaatcaaccatcaatttaattttttatattataaataaataataaatttataataattgaaattttcacatacaattaaaaaaaaactagtttgggtaaatgatattaatatttaaaactaCTTTGAGTCCATATGTTATTTGATATGTGTAATTAAGTGCTGAATGCTGATGGATTTCATTCATACACTAGTGGCATTAATTCATGTGTGAACAGATTGACAAAATATTGGGGACGCGGTTGATTGACTTTAACTACTATAATATAAAACGACTAAACGAGGAAAGCTTAATTAAGTCAAAAGtgataaaatgatatattaattaaaataaattattttaaaggatctaatgataaataatatgatcagtttaatttatatatacaattagcataaaatatttgtatatttacATTCAACATGAATTTATCTTATTAGTTTATTACCGtatcatatatattatagaaTTAGATAATGTGGCAATaagattaatttctttttaatgtttaaCAAGCATGTGCtatttaaagatataaaaaaattaatattaattttttaaaaagaaaaagtgtgcATAATATTTCTACTAGTAGTAAGATAAGAGTTTTGTTGTTATTGTATAAGAAGGAATTCCaagaggagaaaaagaaaaagtatatactttttttttttctatcacgCACTATGTGCAAGTGCAGTGACAGCACCACTAACGAATCCCCTGCAACACATTCCTTAGCTTGAAATTAATCATGACAGATACTACCAATATAATAGTAACTGGTTAGGTTTTAAGGAAGCTACTAGAAAATCAGCTTCTGCTTTACAAAGTGTATATATAGGGTCCCTTACCTCACACTTTTGCACCAACACCGAAGTACAAACAAGACTTGAAGCAGTGCAATAGATTCTTATTACTATTGtcagtgtttgtgtttgtgtgtgtactCTCTTATATTCTCAAACATTAATAGCATACAGAAACCA encodes the following:
- the LOC114369617 gene encoding peroxidase 65-like, translating into MAFPFPILFLLFLSLTPSFSSATLNVDYYKKSCPLFEKIVMENVFHKQSTSVATAPGLLRLFFHDCITDGCDASILITSNSYNPHAERDADLNLSLAGDAFDIIFRIKNALELACPGVVSCSDIVAQATRDLVKMVGGPYYPVRLGRKDSTESVAARVSASLPTPDMTMDQLLEKFTSKGFTVKEMVALSGAHTIGFAHCKEFINRIYNFSKTSDADPLMHPKLVKGLRVVCQNFTKDISMAAFNDVRSPGKFDNVYYQNVMKGLGLLTSDSILAVDPRTKPIVELYANDQQAFFKDFAAAMEKLSVFRVKTGNKGEVRNRCDQFNHIPV